A portion of the Drosophila innubila isolate TH190305 chromosome 3L unlocalized genomic scaffold, UK_Dinn_1.0 0_D_3L, whole genome shotgun sequence genome contains these proteins:
- the LOC117786979 gene encoding odorant receptor 67d, whose product MLIIFYSCTIYTIYVTVLKDGTYTIVLQAACFVSAGVQSNVKLICFITQRFRVREAQTFLDDTYKGYENRGGNYRKVLLASIAATMKGIKAFAFIYVLVVLACSGFPIVYNALYDERILVMQFLLPGVDPSTTAGFALLSALHVFCLCLGAFGNFASDMYFLTFIGSVPLLKNILRCKFQDLNEMLDRESQPTSKQVRDAMMDIVIWHKEYLRLLFCTSRIFFIIIFAHIFCSAVSVVTTVYCMLIGVWPAAPFFMVLSLANLYLYCGLGTVVDNSNDDCACIIYTSCWYKLPITEQRVVLLMLLKCQGTESLTVGSMLPLTVATALSITKTVYSMLMLLMRGRD is encoded by the exons ATGCTCATTATCTTTTACTCCTGCACCATATACACGATTTACGTGACTGTACTCAAAGATGGAACCTACACGATTGTCCTGCAGGCAGCCTGCTTTGTGAGTGCTGGTGTCCAGAGCAATGTGAAGCTCATCTGTTTCATAACGCAACGCTTCAGAGTGCGAGAGGCGCAGACGTTTCTGGATGATACCTACAAGGGTTACGAGAACAGAGGGGGCAATTATCGGAAAGTGCTGTTGGCGAGTATTGCGGCTACAATGAAGGGCATCAAGGCGTTTGCCTTCATTTATGTGCTCGTTGTGTTGGCCTGCTCCGGGTTTCCGATAGTCTACAATGCCCTTTACGATGAAAGGATTCTGGTAATGCAGTTCCTGTTGCCCGGCGTGGATCCTTCAACAACTGCTGGATTTGCTTTACTAAGTGCTCTGCATGTGTTCTGTCTTTGCTTGGGAGCCTTCGGAAACTTTGCCAGCGACATGTATTTCCTCACTTTCATCGGCAGTGTGCCGCTCCTGAAGAACATCCTACGTTGTAAGTTTCAGGATCTCAATGAGATGTTGGACAGGGAGTCGCAGCCAACCAGCAAGCAAGTGAGAGATGCCATGATGGATATTGTGATCTGGCATAAAGAGTATCTCAG ATTGCTCTTCTGTACGTCCCGgatattttttatcatcatTTTTGCTCATATATTTTGCTCGGCTGTGAGTGTTGTGACTACCGTTTACTGTATGCTGATTGGCGTTTGGCCCGCGGCTCcattttttatggttttgtCCCTAGCAAATCTTTATTTGTACTGCGGCTTGGGCACCGTTGTGGATAATTCG AATGATGACTGCGCTTGTATCATCTACACAAGTTGTTGGTATAAACTCCCCATAACGGAACAGCGCGTTGTGCTCCTCATGCTGCTCAAGTGTCAGGGCACGGAAAGTCTCACCGTGGGCAGTATGTTGCCTCTAACTGTTGCCACGGCGTTGAGCATAACCAAAACAGTCTACAGcatgctgatgttgctgatgagAGGACGCGATTAG